One Scomber scombrus chromosome 1, fScoSco1.1, whole genome shotgun sequence DNA segment encodes these proteins:
- the shcbp1 gene encoding SHC SH2 domain-binding protein 1, whose product MTDIVVADLDSYVNVELSTENNAAGHNVLDITQALFQNEDEAQEGESDDDEDGDDSGTDHFNADKSGTQLQRCERQGGANSNLPDTLQTGHLLFYERFKAFQDYILGDCKPSEVKDFTADYLEKVVETCDWQAVWSTDVFDVLVEVCDVDFPDLKACVKPVLPLQFEARGCELNEETMNTLLEATQHKLPLQELQVVYEESGDFDQTALAIEHLRFFYKHIWRQWDEEDEDDDFDYFVRCVEPRLRLYYDMLEDRVPSGLVVEYQSLLENCLQCFQQFLALRSSLSSDSDSEPDNVSMVEGLKLCDQLETFKRKLHIIENPLLRYVLGYKGNNRQQSVQCRGLRASGIKVVHVVTASCTSFQLQSLLNDRLLPQCSSEDTEIQFHRDPVSAVDSCYQGDVVIILPGNYSVTSSIFLPDSISIEGFGLPDEVVIEKKNKGDSFVESTGGDIRMSNIKFIQHDAIEGILCVRQGNLTMENCVMQCETTGVIVRASAHLTMNMCDLYGSKGAGIEIYPGSVCSLVGNGIHHCKDGILIKDFADELDVMPSITMENNVIHNNEGYGVILVKTGNGKDQKVPQDKSEEDLAREDAGQTAEHLSSISTTPSSSSSSSVSTENSNNSADGDATATSGRKWQFCRQLSRNKEASCSRAVQNLMDHEIFVSIQGNQFRRNGMGDFGTFFC is encoded by the exons ATGACGGACATCGTCGTAGCTGATCTGGACTCGTACGTTAATGTTGAACTCAGCACAGAAAACAACGCAGCTGGACATAATGTGCTTGATATAACTCAAG CTCTGTTTCAGAATGAAGACGAGGcacaggaaggagagagtgatgatgatgaggatgggGACGACAGTGGCACAGACCACTTTAACGCTGATAAGTCAGGGACCCAGCTGCAGAGATGTGAGCGCCAAGGAGGGGCCAACTCAAACCTGCCCGACACCTTACAGACAGGACACCTGCTGTTCTACGAGAGGTTCAAAGCGTTCCAGGACTACATACTGG gtgactGTAAGCCCTCAGAAGTGAAGGACTTCACAGCAGACTACCTGGAGAAAGTTGTGGAGACGTGTGATTGGCAGGCTGTGTGGTCTACAGATGTGTTTGATGTTCTGGTGGAG GTGTGTGATGTGGACTTTCCGGATCTGAAGGCGTGTGTGAAGCCGGTGCTGCCTCTGCAGTTTGAGGCCAGAGGCTGCGAGCTCAACGAGGAGACTATGAACACTCTGCTGGAGGCTACTCAACACAAGCTGCCCCTGCAGGAGCTCCAGGTGGTCTATGAGGAGTCTGGAGACTTTGACCAGACCGCCCTCGCCATTGAGCACCTCAG ATTTTTCTACAAGCACATCTGGAGGCAGTGGGacgaggaagatgaagatgatgactTTGACTACTTTGTTCGTTGTGTGGAGCCTCGTCTAAGGCT CTACTACGACATGTTGGAGGACAGAGTCCCATCAGGCCTGGTGGTAGAGTACCAGTCCTTACTGGAAAACTGCCTCCAGTGCTTCCAGCAGTTCTTGGCGCTGCGCAGCTCCCTCAGCAGCGACTCTGACTCTGAGCCAGACAACGTGTCCATGGTGGAGGGCCTGAAGCTCTGCGATCAGCTGGAGACATTCAAACGCAAGCTGCACATAATCGAGAACCCCTTGTTGAG GTATGTGCTGGGCTACAAGGGTAACAACAGGCAGCAGAGTGTGCAGTGTCGTGGACTGAGAGCTTCAGGTATTAAGGTGGTCCATGTGGTCACAGCATCCTGCACCAGCTTTCAGCTCCAGTCCCTCCTCAATGACCGACTGCTGCCTCAGTGCTCCTCTGAGGACACTGAAATCCAG ttcCACAGAGACCCTGTATCAGCGGTGGATTCATGCTATCAGGGTGACGTGGTCATTATTCTGCCGGGGAACTACAGTGTTACCAGCTCCATCTTCCTGCCAGACTCCATCAGTATAGAAG GCTTCGGGCTCCCTGATGAAGTGGTgatagagaagaaaaacaaaggggACTCTTTCGTCGAGTCCACGGGAGGTGACATCAGAATGTCCAACATCAAGTTCATCCAGCACGACGCCATCGAAGGCATTCTGT GTGTGCGTCAGGGGAATCTGACCATGGAGAACTGTGTGATGCAGTGTGAGACCACCGGAGTCATCGTCCGAGCATCTGCCCACCTCACTATGAACATGTGTGACCTTTATGGCTCCAAG GGGGCTGGTATAGAGATTTACCCAGGCAGTGTATGCAGTCTGGTCGGCAACGGCATCCACCACTGTAAGGATGGGATCCTCATCAAG gacTTTGCTGATGAGCTGGACGTGATGCCGTCCATCACCATGGAGAACAACGTAATCCACAACAACGAAGGCTATGGGGTGATTCTAGTGAAAACAGGAAACGGCAAGGACCAAAAAGTTCCTCAAGACAAAAGTGAAG AAGACCTTGCCAGAGAAGATGCTGGACAGACCGCCGAGCACCTCAGCAGCATATCAACAACcccgagcagcagcagcagcagctcagtgtcCACAGAGAACAGCAACAACAGCGCAGACGGTGACGCAACCGCCACCTCAGGCAGGAAGTGGCAGTTCTGCCGGCAGCTGAGCAGAAACAAGGAGGCGTCCTG
- the tssc4 gene encoding U5 small nuclear ribonucleoprotein TSSC4, producing the protein MVLDLARLLNRVTMCDQEHASELSKILKANVDDVDDLSASDESDPEEQPCSASFDPELDIDDDDVEVRAAVPVAGQKVRSPFSLRGGSSGFSNRSHSIFECLDSVAKLASSTLGQDNVIDGVFARPLPPAPSRKTSQPPPSGSTPAKKRGVPDYMVHPDRWTHYSLEDVAETSDRGNSRAALQYLASLQPKKEEPEPDSQGDASCSTKQKIIFSKPSLLAKKPADEPSAGRGQDKKMRLSHLVEEVDECTVGKEKKKGVGRRIDERKEDSVKKTEDTGKEEVKQTTAVISQPEAEEKEKKQKERGVVEEEEDVEEKKEQANPSFASFRKRHQKNYRRSSQQED; encoded by the exons ATG GTTCTTGATTTAGCTCGTCTTCTCAATCGTGTTACAATGTGTGATCAGGAACATGCCAGTGAGCTCAGCAAGATTCTAAAAGCTAATGTTGATGATGTCGACGACCTCTCAGCCAGTGATGAATCTGACCCTGAAGAACAACCCTGCAGTGCATCCTTTGACCCTGAGCTGGAtatagatgatgatgatgtggagGTGAGGGCTGCTGTTCCAGTTGCTGGACAGAAAGTCCGGAGCCCCTTCAGTCTGAGGGGAGGGAGCTCGGGATTCTCAAACCGCAGCCACAGCATCTTTGAATGTCTGGACAGTGTCGCCAAACTGGCCTCTTCAACATTAGGCCAGGACAACGTGATAGACGGAGTGTTTGCTCGGCCTCTGCCTCCAGCCCCCAGCCGCAAGACAAGCCAGCCTCCACCGAGCGGCTCCACACCAGCAAAGAAGAGAGGGGTACCAGACTACATGGTGCACCCGGATCGCTGGACCCACTACAGCCTGGAGGATGTGGCTGAGACCAGCGACCGAGGCAACAGCAGGGCAGCCCTCCAGTACCTGGCCAGCCTGCAACCGAAGAAAGAAGAGCCGGAGCCCGACAGCCAGGGTGATGCCTCCTGTAGCACCAAACAGAAGATCATCTTCTCCAAGCCCAGCCTTCTGGCCAAGAAGCCTGCCGATGAGCCGTCAGCTGGTAGAGGCCAGGATAAAAAGATGCGCCTCAGTCACCTGGTCGAAGAGGTAGACGAGTGCACAGTggggaaggagaaaaagaagggtGTAGGACGGAGAATAGATGAGCGCAAAGAGGATAGTGTAAAAAAGACAGAGGATACAGGGAAGGAAGAGGTTAAACAGACCACAGCAGTCATCAGTCAACCAGAGGccgaggaaaaggaaaagaaacaaaaagaaagaggcgtggttgaggaggaagaggacgtggaagagaagaaagaacagGCCAACCCCAGCTTTGCCTCCTTTAGAAAGAGGCACCAGAAGAACTACAGGCGAAGCTCACAGCAGGAGGACTGA
- the LOC133979359 gene encoding piggyBac transposable element-derived protein 4-like, with amino-acid sequence MFEKPIKSLGLNNFDDVDDLSASDESDPEEPPCSASFDPELDIDDDDVEVSRDLSGEPWLGIDVEDITPPQPVFRPARTPGPQLLGGVDYSNLDLFHLFISKTMLQGIVRNSNTYGERMHPQAWQAISLEDMYSYMAIVIYMGLVEIKTIRDYWKKSDLYNFPFPASVISGRKFMAISRSLHLSSPDDDEANDRKKGTAGYDRLCKVKPMYHQIREMCRAYFHPRQNISIDERMVKSKARITLPQYMKDKPTKWGYKLFVLADSSTGYTWDFFIYEGKGAPINKGMSYDSVMNLIDVPVLGRGYKLYIDNFYTSPALFLDLLDNKSPRGTIRWIREGPLVFVQWRDTRDISICSTIHPAHSDNTVQRRVKADGQWVEQEIPAPPGVSDYNKHMGGVDLSDAMIGYYNTLHKTRKWYKKMFYHFLDIAIVNAFILHQELAKERQRVPITQKEFREALVLELKAAGSPSTAPRQAPPRAPSGVPHKLRHFTLDGSAGRRRCVHCSMKTTVECTSCSVALCFTVSRDCYNEWHNVNTL; translated from the exons ATGTTTGAAAAACCCATCAAATC GCTGGGGCTGAACAATTTTGATGATGTCGACGACCTCTCAGCCAGTGATGAATCTGACCCTGAAGAACCACCCTGCAGTGCATCCTTTGACCCTGAGCTGGAtatagatgatgatgatgtggagGTGAGTAGGGACCTCTCAGGAGAGCCGTGGCTGGGGATTGATGTGGAGGACATCACACCTCCACAGCCAGTCTTCCGCCCTGCGCGCACTCCTGGACCGCAGCTCTTGGGTGGAGTCGATTACTCTAACCTCGACCTCTTCCACCTTTTCATCTCTAAAACCATGTTGCAGGGGATTGTTCGCAACTCCAACACATATGGAGAGAGAATGCATCCTCAGGCATGGCAGGCGATTAGCCTGGAGGATATGTATTCCTACATGGCCATTGTCATATATATGGGCCTGGTGGAGATCAAAACGATCCGGGACTACTGGAAGAAGTCGGACCTTTATAATTTTCCATTCCCTGCCTCAGTCATCTCCGGCCGGAAATTCATGGCCATCTCCCGCAGCCTTCACCTCAGCTcccctgatgatgatgaggccAACGACAGGAAAAAGGGCACAGCTGGCTATGACCGACTGTGCAAGGTGAAGCCCATGTACCATCAAATCAGGGAGATGTGCAGGGCCTACTTCCATCCCAGACAGAACATCTCCATCGACGAGAGGATGGTGAAGTCAAAGGCCCGAATAACCCTTCCCCAGTACATGAAGGACAAGCCCACAAAATGGGGTTACAAACTTTTTGTGCTGGCTGACTCCTCTACAGGTTATACCTGggattttttcatttatgaggGCAAAGGAGCACCAATCAACAAAGGAATGAGTTACGATTCAGTAATGAATCTTATTGACGTGCCAGTGCTGGGGCGGGGCTATAAACTGTACATAGATAACTTCTACACCAGCCCTGCCCTATTCCTGGACCTACTGGACAACAAGTCTCCACGGGGCACCATCCGCTGGATCAGAGAGGGTCCACTGGTCTTCGTGCAGTGGAGAGACACAAGGGATATCAGCATCTGCTCCACCATCCACCCGGCACACAGTGACAATACGGTGCAGAGAAGGGTAAAGGCAGATGGGCAGTGGGTAGAGCAGGAGATCCCTGCCCCACCAGGGGTGTCTGATTATAACAAACATATGGGTGGGGTTGACCTCTCAGATGCCATGATTGGCTATTACAACACGCTACACAAAACCAGGAAGTGgtacaaaaaaatgttctaCCATTTCCTGGACATCGCCATTGTGAATGCCTTCATTCTGCACCAGGAGCTGGCCAAGGAGAGGCAGCGGGTCCCTATCACACAAAAGGAGTTCCGCGAAGCCCTGGTGCTGGAGCTGAAGGCAGCTGGCTCCCCCTCCACAGCCCCCCGACAGGCACCCCCTCGTGCTCCCTCTGGTGTACCTCACAAGCTTCGACACTTCACCCTGGATGGCAGTGCAGGGAGACGGCGGTGTGTGCACTGTAGCATGAAGACAACTGTGGAGTGCACATCATGCAGTGTAGCACTCTGCTTCACGGTCTCCAGGGACTGCTACAATGAGTGGCACAATGTAAATACTCTGTAA